From the genome of Fusarium oxysporum f. sp. lycopersici 4287 chromosome 3, whole genome shotgun sequence, one region includes:
- a CDS encoding hypothetical protein (At least one base has a quality score < 10) has protein sequence MSNRQRNTTSCNECKRRKLRCDAQQPQCGFCLRSDTLCEASPRGKRGPKRGHLNALRSRLGQLEEMLQSRFELEQIQELQTHQQTELHYLPTFESQLPDTASLNLGAPLDSPLPQAFGLTDPVIHAELDQLYFDRVHPSFPILHQASYLAWSRSASKSIVQTCLQRIMWIIAILLSTQFRELIDPLYTQVKKDLESSESFEVEHAQSWTLLTVCELMRSSYSQAWISTGRMFRLVQGLRYHEIDSPDKVHSSKEDSTRTEERRRVFWMAYLLDHLFGMRNDWPVTLSEHMICTKLPVPDSDFQGNCLVSGNFISQAITDPASQANSPFNDCLAIVTLCGRGLLRNRHNNISKAYGDNDSDSSEHWRWLKDILSLKDQIKSRGDKLHPLGTFVQILGQVAEVLLCKGVIQKNSNHGCCNEWHQATKRNHMEDANEHISLAVYLDFTPELGPDILSHETIAHQKDGLAGRLSPESRRQIFSGIDSREEVPYIGLDEDERVSDGAGVSFDIDSVVAFRVNLMLPRRVFTGLTRMTVSDLQSDLHLRSIPVTFLDTSGKQHQVHRLVHQIPHYTFGRVIGFEDISSYLLIPNLYREEQKCSKLRDEDFRLWMDSVLLPAIYQCYSTAQVQHYPSSYDHSRYSSTARGIEGLSQQALADVWANITTNIHEPGSQQFQDVTILLQAKNLNVLTKYVTWEKMMLRFERYWTSAIDNSHTTADLYFDVGKATCPQNKQKLYFTGDAA, from the exons ATGTCGAACCGACAACGCAATACAACCTCATGCAACGAGTGCAAACGCCGTAAGCTCCGCTGCGACGCGCAACAGCCTCAATGTGGATTCTGCCTGAGATCCGATACTCTATGCGAAGCGTCGCCACGGGGGAAACGAGGTCCTAAGCGAGGGCATCTCAATGCCCTGCGTAGCCGCCTTGGTCAGCTTGAAGAGATGCTACAGAGTCGATTCGAGCTCGAGCAAATTCAAGAACTACAGACCCATCAGCAAACCGAGCTTCATTATTTA CCGACTTTCGAAAGCCAGTTACCAGATACAGCCTCTCTCAACCTAGGAGCGCCATTAGACTCGCCGCTGCCTCAAGCCTTTGGCTTGACTGATCCTGTAATCCATGCAGAATT GGACCAACTCTATTTTGATCGGGTCCATCCATCATTCCCCATACTTCATCAGGCATCTTACCTCGCATGGTCTAGATCGGCCAGCAAATCAATTGTCCAGACATGCCTACAGCGTATCATGTGGATCATCGCCATCCTGCTATCTACACAGTTTCGTGAGTTGATCGATCCACTGTACACACAAGTCAAGAAAGATCTAGAGTCTTCTGAATCTTTCGAAGTTGAGCATGCTCAATCGTGGACACTTCTCACAGTGTGCGAGTTAATGCGCTCTTCGTATAGCCAGGCTTGGATCAGTACAGGTCGAATGTTTCGACTCGTCCAAGGTTTACGTTATCATGAAATTGACAGCCCAGATAAAGTTCATAGCTCGAAGGAAGATTCGACAAGAACGGAAGAGAGGCGAAGAGTATTCTGGATGGCCTACTTACTGGATCATCTCTTCGGCATGAGGAATGACTGGCCTGTGACCTTGAGCGAGCATATG ATCTGCACCAAATTGCCGGTCCCCGATAGTGACTTTCAGGGAAATTGTCTGGTCTCAGGCAACTTCATCTCCCAGGCTATAACAGACCCAGCCTCCCAAGCCAATTCACCATTCAACGACTGTCTTGCAATAGTAACGCTCTGTGGTCGTGGTCTGCTCCGCAACCGGCACAACAATATCTCCAAAGCCTACGGTGACAATGATTCCGACTCATCTGAGCATTGGCGCTGGCTGAAAGACATTCTCTCTTTAAAAGATCAGATAAAGTCGCGAGGAGATAAACTCCATCCGCTGGGGACCTTTGTTCAGATCCTAGGTCAGGTAGCGGAAGTACTCTTATGCAAAGGTGTTATACAGAAAAACAGCAACCATG GATGCTGCAACGAGTGGCACCAGGCAACAAAACGCAATCATATGGAAGATGCCAACGAACATATCAGCCTTGCTGTGTACCTGGACTTCACGCCTGAATTAGGTCCTGACATCCTCAGTCACGAGACTATCGCGCACCAGAAAGATGGTCTGGCTGGAAGACTTAGCCCTGAATCCAGAAGACAGATCTTTTCTGGTATTGACTCCAGAGAGGAAGTACCATATATCGGcttggatgaagatgagcgGGTTTCAGATGGTGCTGGGGTTAGCTTCGATATAGACAGCGTCGTGGCCTTCCGAGTAAACTTGATGTTGCCAAGAAGGGTATTCACTGGTCTCACCCGAATGACTGTATCTGATCTTCAGTCTGATCTCCACCTTCGATCAATACCCGTCACGTTCCTCGATACAAGTGGAAAGCAACATCAAGTCCACCGACTTGTACACCAGATTCCTCACTATACATTCGGTCGTGTTATTGGGTTTGAGGATATATCTTCATATCTTCTAATCCCTAACCTATATCGAGAAGAACAGAAGTGCAGTAAGCTTAGAGATGAAGACTTTCGGCTATGGATGGATAGTGTTCTGCTTCCTGCGATATACCAATGCTATAGCACAGCCCAAGTCCAGCATTATCCGTCGAGCTATGACCACAGTCGCTATAGTTCTACTGCTCGCGGAATAGAGGGACTTTCTCAGC AGGCACTGGCAGATGTTTGGGCTAATATCACCACTAACATTCATGAACCAGGATCCCAGCAGTTCCAGGATGTTACGATTCTCCTTCAAGCAAAGAACCTAAATGTTCTCACAAAGTACGTCACCtgggagaagatgatgttgCGATTTGAACGGTATTGGACCAGCGCAATCGACAACAGCCATACGACAGCAGACCTCTACTTTGATGTTGGGAAAGCAACTTGCCCTCA AAACAAGCAGAAACTCTACTTTACCGGTGATGCTGCTTAG